The following coding sequences lie in one Mesorhizobium sp. DCY119 genomic window:
- a CDS encoding PAS domain S-box protein, translated as MLDQKLLALDGNLAGDFTAPQLVEDSAAAIYMTDAQGRITYFNEAAAALWAHRPEIGMSEWCGSWRLRYPDGRPMPHAECPMAIAVKQGRALKGEAIAERPDGSLVPFLAFPSPIRDEEGKIVGAINILVDITDHKTAEEVTHRLAAIVESSDDAILSKSLTGVIASWNRGAEELFGYTADEAIGKHIGFLIPADRKAEEDVILGRIRAGERVDHFDTIRQHKNGTLINISLTVSPVRNAAGMVIGASKIARNITDRKESENRIRMLMREVNHRVKNQFAVILSMIRETRKRATSTEDFEAQIRERIMALASSHDLLVDGDWRGADLGQLITKQVQPFANDERVSARGNALMLGATAVQYLGIAFHELATNSVKYGALSTPAGRIDIEWKVAEENPSHICLTWKESGGPIVHEPDRKGFGRVVLERVAPAAVNGVGSVAFAPDGLIWTLEAPLDSLT; from the coding sequence ATGCTGGATCAGAAATTACTAGCCTTGGACGGTAATTTGGCCGGCGATTTCACAGCTCCCCAACTTGTTGAGGATTCGGCTGCCGCGATCTACATGACGGATGCTCAGGGGCGGATTACCTATTTCAACGAGGCCGCCGCCGCCCTTTGGGCGCATCGTCCCGAAATCGGAATGAGCGAATGGTGTGGCTCGTGGCGTCTGCGCTACCCGGACGGACGGCCGATGCCCCATGCCGAATGTCCAATGGCGATTGCCGTCAAACAAGGCCGAGCGCTCAAGGGAGAAGCCATTGCCGAAAGGCCAGACGGAAGTCTCGTTCCGTTTCTGGCGTTTCCTTCCCCAATTCGCGACGAAGAAGGCAAGATAGTCGGCGCGATCAACATTCTGGTCGACATTACCGATCACAAGACAGCCGAGGAAGTAACTCACCGGCTGGCCGCGATCGTGGAATCTTCCGATGATGCCATCCTCAGCAAAAGCCTCACCGGGGTGATTGCAAGCTGGAACCGCGGTGCCGAGGAGCTTTTCGGCTATACGGCTGACGAAGCCATCGGCAAGCACATAGGTTTCCTTATTCCGGCCGACCGGAAGGCAGAAGAGGACGTGATCCTCGGACGTATCCGAGCCGGTGAACGCGTGGACCATTTCGACACCATCAGGCAGCATAAGAATGGTACGCTCATCAACATATCGTTGACCGTCTCCCCGGTGAGAAATGCGGCCGGCATGGTCATCGGAGCATCCAAGATCGCGCGAAACATCACCGATCGGAAGGAGAGCGAAAATCGCATCCGGATGTTGATGCGCGAAGTCAATCATAGAGTGAAAAACCAGTTCGCCGTGATTTTATCCATGATCAGGGAGACGCGGAAACGCGCCACATCCACCGAAGATTTCGAGGCCCAGATCAGAGAACGCATCATGGCGCTGGCCAGTTCTCACGATCTTCTGGTTGACGGCGATTGGCGCGGAGCCGACCTAGGCCAGCTCATCACCAAGCAAGTCCAACCATTTGCAAATGACGAGCGGGTTTCTGCCCGTGGCAATGCGCTGATGCTTGGTGCGACCGCCGTCCAGTATCTGGGCATTGCCTTCCACGAACTTGCGACAAATTCGGTCAAATATGGCGCGCTTTCGACGCCTGCCGGACGGATCGACATAGAGTGGAAGGTCGCGGAAGAAAATCCGTCGCATATTTGCCTGACGTGGAAGGAGAGCGGCGGTCCAATTGTACATGAGCCAGACCGCAAAGGTTTCGGAAGAGTGGTTCTTGAAAGAGTTGCCCCTGCGGCCGTGAACGGGGTCGGCAGTGTCGCCTTTGCGCCCGATGGTCTCATCTGGACGCTGGAAGCACCGCTAGACAGTTTGACCTGA
- a CDS encoding glycosyltransferase family 4 protein, whose amino-acid sequence MRIAHVAPLYESVPPKLYGGTERIISYLTEALVAFGHDVTLFASGDTTTSAKLVPCRQIALRLDPHPLKSEIAAHLAMLAEVRQRADQFDIIHFHLSHFLHFPFFEHMPERTVTTPHGRLDYTDLAPAYERFPNFPMISISRSQRMGLAEANWLATIHHGIPVDIYKPAFEAGRDGGYLAFLGRMSRDKRPDRAIEIARRAGLRLKLAAKIGDDDRAYFHEVVEPMIDGDQIDYVGEISEDRKAAFLGNAAGLLFPIDWPEPFGLAVIEAMACGTPVITWNCGAMPEIVDNGVTGFIVDSIEEAVAFMPQLLQLDRREVRRTFERRFSVERMARDYVSAYARLLGGAAEAKAS is encoded by the coding sequence ATGAGAATCGCGCATGTCGCGCCACTCTATGAATCGGTCCCGCCTAAGCTCTACGGTGGCACTGAACGCATCATCTCCTATCTGACGGAAGCGCTGGTCGCGTTTGGTCACGACGTGACCCTCTTTGCCAGCGGTGACACCACGACATCAGCAAAGCTCGTGCCCTGTCGACAGATCGCGCTTCGTCTCGACCCTCATCCGCTGAAATCCGAGATTGCTGCGCATCTGGCCATGCTGGCCGAGGTCAGGCAGCGCGCCGACCAGTTCGACATCATCCATTTCCATCTCAGTCACTTCCTGCACTTTCCGTTCTTCGAGCATATGCCGGAACGGACTGTGACCACGCCGCATGGCAGGCTGGATTATACCGATCTAGCGCCGGCCTATGAGCGCTTTCCGAATTTCCCGATGATTTCGATTTCGCGCAGCCAGCGCATGGGGCTCGCAGAAGCCAATTGGCTCGCTACAATCCATCACGGGATTCCGGTCGATATTTACAAACCTGCTTTCGAAGCAGGGCGCGACGGGGGCTATCTCGCATTTCTGGGCCGCATGTCGCGGGACAAGCGGCCAGACCGCGCCATCGAGATCGCGCGACGCGCCGGGCTCAGGCTCAAGCTGGCGGCCAAAATCGGCGATGACGACCGCGCCTATTTCCATGAAGTGGTCGAACCGATGATCGATGGCGACCAGATCGACTATGTCGGCGAGATATCGGAAGACCGCAAAGCCGCCTTCCTCGGCAACGCCGCCGGGCTACTTTTCCCGATCGACTGGCCCGAGCCGTTCGGTCTTGCGGTCATCGAAGCAATGGCGTGCGGAACGCCGGTGATTACCTGGAATTGCGGAGCGATGCCGGAAATCGTCGACAATGGCGTGACAGGCTTCATCGTCGATTCGATCGAAGAGGCCGTCGCATTCATGCCGCAGCTTCTGCAACTCGACCGGCGCGAAGTGCGCCGAACCTTCGAGCGGCGCTTTTCCGTCGAGCGAATGGCCAGGGACTATGTCAGCGCCTATGCGCGGTTGCTCGGCGGTGCAGCCGAGGCGAAAGCCTCCTGA